The Fusarium fujikuroi IMI 58289 draft genome, chromosome FFUJ_chr05 DNA segment CCGTGATGTATTTGTCGGTCCGTCCCAACTTCAACGCACCAATCCATGACCGACAGAAGCATGCCTTTTAGTCGGACCAGAACAGTGAATAAAGACACAGGAATTCTATGGGCGTTGTACCTGTCTATTATGAGCGTCCTCTATTGTGCCGCGCCAGTTCACTTATACTCCTGAAGTACACGTTGCAAGCCATTGTAGTTCACCATGCTGCACTTCAGGGTGTTGGATTACGTAGTCTCGGGAGTACGGCCATGATATACAGTCCAGCATATCGATATGAGGGACAAAGACTTGGAGCTAAGTTGGTCGTATCCAGTCAGGGAGATCCTAGAgctaatagttttatatgGTATATTCATAACCTCTTACTAAAGCTagataatttaatttattatatattttatagaaaacAGGAAATCAAAACGTAAATCACAAGCATTCTTAGGTTGGGTTTACTCCAAGCGTACTCATGGCTTTGTACACTCGTCCCCGATATATAGTCTACCCTCAAAAGGACCAAGAGTACTATCTCGAGTGCTCGAGTTTGTGGCTAGAACCAGTGGCATTCCGGTAAGCTGCACGCTAGGCCTGAGTTCCTGCTCCCGGTCGGACATATTCAGTATTACAAGAGCAGCGGCCCCTTTGTGTATCTTCTTGAAGCAGAAGATAGCTTCGTCGCCACCATCAATAGGACAGAAAGACCCGTGCCCCAGGACGTCAATATATGCCTTGCGACAAGCCAACGCCTTCTTCCAGAAAGATAAGACGCTCTCCTCATCTTTAGTCTGGTCTTCAACGTTGATATCGACATAGTTCTCGTTTATTCGCATCCACGGGCCTCCCTTACAGTCCGTGAATCCAGCGTGCCTCTGGCTGCTCCACTGCATGGGGGTGCGGCTGTTGTCACGCGCAGCGGCCTGTATGTTGGCCATTGCCTTGCGCCGAACCTCGGGGTCGTCACTAGATTGTGCCTCCGACTGCCAATATTGCTGGGTTGAGAAGTCCTTGTACTCTTCAATGGCCCAGGATTTGGGAATGTTGGTCATGCCgatttcttggccttggtacAGGAACAGGGTCCCCGAGCAGGCAATTTGAAGCAACGCGAGTGTTTTGGCTGCAGCGGCGCGTAATTCTGGCTTGTCGGATGCGAACCGCGAGATGGAGCGGGGGACATCATGGTTCTCAAGGAACATAGTTGCCCACCCGTCGGTCCCTTCGGTGTACTGTTGCCATTTGATGACGGACTGCTTGAAGTCCGCCAATGAATGTGGCTTGATATCAAAGGAGCTGAGTGCAAAGCCTAGGCAGACTGTCTCGAACTGAAATCCCATGTTGACGCGGTTCGCCGAAGCGCTCACATATCGCAGCGCTGTCGCGGTGTCCCCGAGCCCACCGAATTCACCCACAGTCATCAGATCACCATAACCAGCAATCAGTTCATGGATCTCGCCCAGAACCTGAAAAGCGTCTGGTTGGTGGTTGAAGGGAGCGCACGGATCTGAGTCAGGGGCATCTGCAAACGACTGGTCCTTGCCAAAGAGGCCCATGGTGTCGATTCGAAAGCCATCGACGCCTTTATCAAGCCAGAATTTGACGGAACTCTGGTAGACATGCTTTCGCATGGCAACATTGGCCCAATTGATGTCGGGTTGTCCCACGGCGAAGAGGTGGAGATAATACTCTTCAGTGCAAGGATCCCATTCCCATGCACTGCCGCCGAAGCAAGACTTCCAATTGTTGGGTGGCTTACGCTGGCCGTTTTCATATCTTGCTGGACGCCAGATGTACCAATCGCGCTTGGGGCTGCCCTTGGAGGACCGAGACTCCTTGAACCAGTCATGCTGGTCGGAGGTGTGGTTGATCACAAGGTCCATCAAGACTCTCAATCCACGTTCGTGACAGCATTTGAGCAAGTTCGTCATATCCTCCATCGTGCCGTACGGCGGGTGGATTCGCTCATAGCTGGAGACATCGTAACCCTGGTCGACCTGAGGGCTTTCGTATACTGGCGAGATCCAAATCACATCGGCTCCAAGACTTTGGATATGATCCAGTGACTCGATTATGCCTTGCAGGTCTCCTAGACCATCTCCATTCCCGTCCTTGAAGCTGGATGGCCAAATCTGATACACAACGGCATCTTTCCACCATACGCGCTTTGAAATAGCCATGATCAGGCAAAGAACCTCGCCAGCTGGATGTAGATGATGTGATGGAGGTAGTAGAAGAAAAGGGCAATAGAAGGCACagtaagaaaaaagagaagagaaatcACTGCTGTTACAAGAAAGAATTCAACATTTTTAAGGGAAATCGTCTTTCCATTTCGCCAGCGCAATTGGAACCATCCGCCCTGCCGCCATGCCGAAGCTTTCGCCGAAGCAACTCGCCGCCTATCCGCCGAATTCCAAAGCATTTTCGCCGCTTGCCTCCTATAGATCCTCGTGCGCTACGCAACGCCGCAACTCACAAACTCACAATCCGGCCCCAACAGTAATGGTGATGGCGGATTTCTGGCGGTAGACCGTTATCGAATCTATCGTGCAATCATCTTGGTCCCCAACGCTTGCGGCCGGCTCCGCAAGCTGTCAATCCTCTGAGAGATGTCGGCGGTTTGCTGGAACTCGAGACTATAAACAACGGACGACTGCCCTGTCCCATTTGAGGTTCATCGCAACAAATCAGTGCACACTATCCAGACAGTCTACTTGTTCTTATCTAAAATCACAATACTCGCCACAGTCAATCCCGTGGCAAAACCTCGATCCAGTGTTCCTAAAGAGCAGCAGCCATGGAGAAGACGATTGCAGACAAAATCCAGGATAGTCCCAATGACATCCAACACGCGCGGGAAGCTGTTGCCGCTGAGCATGAACAGACTGTGAAGGATGCTCTGAGAACGCATTACAAAGCAGTCTTCTGGTCTCTTTATCTCTCCCTGGCCGTGATCATGGAAGGCTACGATACCTCCCtgatcttctccttctttggaCTTCCGGCATTTGCCAAGAGATACGGCACTCTTCAGGACGACGGCTTGTATTCCCTGAGCGCTCCCTGGCAGAGTGCCCTCGGCCAGGGTGCTATGGTAGGCCAGTTCTTCGGCCTCATTGTCACCGGTTACGCCGCCGATTGGTACGGGTTCCGACGTACAGCAGCCTGGGCGTGTATCCTCAACGCTGctttcatcttcattctctTTTTCGCACCAAACGTCGAGACGTTGTTCGCCGGACaggtccttcttggcctgccTCTAGGGGTCTTCCTCACCCTGACAACTGTTTACACTGCCGAGGTCTCCCCGTTGGCGCTGCGACCCTACTTGGAGACCTGGGTTAATATTTGCTGGAGTATCGGGAAGCTTATGGCCGGTGGCGTACTTCGCGCGTACTCCGAAGACACCACAGAATGGGCCTATAGAGTTCCATGGGCTGTGCAATGGATCTTTCCGCCATTTATTATTCTTGGTGTCTATATTGCGCCCGAGTCCCCATGGTGGCACATTCGTCAGTCTGATGTCGAGGCTGCTCGAGAATCCCTGCTCCGCCTCTCTACTGGTGTACCAGAGGAAGAAATCCGCAATACGCTGTCACAGATGATCTTGACGAACATGCAAGAGAAGGAGGCACAAGCTGGCACCTCCTATTGGGACTGCTTCCGAGGTACGAACCTGCGACGCACGGAGATCTGCTGCCTGGCACAAACAATGCAGCCTTCGGTAGGGTTTGCTCTTGTGCTTTGGACCACATCTTTCTTCCAACTTCAGGGACTTTCCGCAAGCGATGCTTTCAACCTCAGCATTGGGCAGAATTCGCTCGGCTTCGTCGCCGGAATCCTTCTGTGGTTCCTGATGCCTCGCCTGGGAAGGCGGACTATCTACCTGTGGGGTCTAGGGGCTATCTTCGTCCTGCAGATGACGATTGGAGCGCTCGGTGTGCCTGCCTACACCAAGGCCACAGCTTGGTCTACCGGCGCCTTGATCATGGCGTTCTATTTGTGCTACATGCTCTCGGTTGGACCAATGTCGTATGTTATTGGTTTTGAAATTCCTTCTACGAGGCTTCGCAATAAGACAGCAATCCTTGGCCGCAACGCATATCACATTGGATCGGTGTTCAACGGTATATTGACCACCTATATGATAAGCCCGGCTGGCTGGAAATGGCAGGGGAAGACGGCCTTTTTCTGGGCAGGCTTCACCTTGCTGGCTTGGGTATGGACTTTTTTCCGTCTCCCGGAGATCAAAGGCCGTGTCTTCGCAGAGCTGGACTATCTATTCGAGAACAGGGTTCCGGCTAGAGCATTCGCTTCGACTCGTCCACAACTCTTCTCGGTT contains these protein-coding regions:
- a CDS encoding probable Maltose permease; the encoded protein is MEKTIADKIQDSPNDIQHAREAVAAEHEQTVKDALRTHYKAVFWSLYLSLAVIMEGYDTSLIFSFFGLPAFAKRYGTLQDDGLYSLSAPWQSALGQGAMVGQFFGLIVTGYAADWYGFRRTAAWACILNAAFIFILFFAPNVETLFAGQVLLGLPLGVFLTLTTVYTAEVSPLALRPYLETWVNICWSIGKLMAGGVLRAYSEDTTEWAYRVPWAVQWIFPPFIILGVYIAPESPWWHIRQSDVEAARESLLRLSTGVPEEEIRNTLSQMILTNMQEKEAQAGTSYWDCFRGTNLRRTEICCLAQTMQPSVGFALVLWTTSFFQLQGLSASDAFNLSIGQNSLGFVAGILLWFLMPRLGRRTIYLWGLGAIFVLQMTIGALGVPAYTKATAWSTGALIMAFYLCYMLSVGPMSYVIGFEIPSTRLRNKTAILGRNAYHIGSVFNGILTTYMISPAGWKWQGKTAFFWAGFTLLAWVWTFFRLPEIKGRVFAELDYLFENRVPARAFASTRPQLFSVNDQDTD
- a CDS encoding probable maltase; translated protein: MAISKRVWWKDAVVYQIWPSSFKDGNGDGLGDLQGIIESLDHIQSLGADVIWISPVYESPQVDQGYDVSSYERIHPPYGTMEDMTNLLKCCHERGLRVLMDLVINHTSDQHDWFKESRSSKGSPKRDWYIWRPARYENGQRKPPNNWKSCFGGSAWEWDPCTEEYYLHLFAVGQPDINWANVAMRKHVYQSSVKFWLDKGVDGFRIDTMGLFGKDQSFADAPDSDPCAPFNHQPDAFQVLGEIHELIAGYGDLMTVGEFGGLGDTATALRYVSASANRVNMGFQFETVCLGFALSSFDIKPHSLADFKQSVIKWQQYTEGTDGWATMFLENHDVPRSISRFASDKPELRAAAAKTLALLQIACSGTLFLYQGQEIGMTNIPKSWAIEEYKDFSTQQYWQSEAQSSDDPEVRRKAMANIQAAARDNSRTPMQWSSQRHAGFTDCKGGPWMRINENYVDINVEDQTKDEESVLSFWKKALACRKAYIDVLGHGSFCPIDGGDEAIFCFKKIHKGAAALVILNMSDREQELRPSVQLTGMPLVLATNSSTRDSTLGPFEGRLYIGDECTKP